In Candidatus Methanosphaera massiliense, the following are encoded in one genomic region:
- a CDS encoding pyridoxamine 5'-phosphate oxidase family protein, translating into MLKISIKGGIIIRRKDLEVTDFNEIVNFIDSSEVVRLGLKDDDYAYVVPLAFGYEVVNNEIIIYIHSASEGHKIDLINRNSNVFVEFDNIIRFYDITCKYNSVMAHGHAELVEDIEDKTHAYKLMLKHCKLEYNEINKIAECPAIVYKIILKDITAKYHE; encoded by the coding sequence ATTCTAAAAATTAGTATTAAGGGAGGAATTATTATAAGAAGAAAAGATCTAGAAGTTACAGATTTTAACGAGATAGTAAATTTTATTGATTCATCAGAGGTTGTTAGATTAGGCCTTAAAGATGATGATTATGCATATGTTGTTCCATTAGCTTTTGGATATGAAGTAGTGAATAATGAAATTATTATATATATTCATTCAGCTAGTGAAGGTCATAAAATAGATTTGATTAACAGAAATTCAAATGTTTTCGTTGAATTTGATAATATCATCAGATTTTATGACATTACCTGTAAATATAACTCTGTCATGGCTCATGGTCATGCCGAATTAGTTGAAGATATTGAAGATAAAACTCATGCGTATAAATTAATGTTAAAGCATTGTAAATTAGAATATAACGAAATCAACAAAATAGCAGAGTGTCCAGCTATTGTTTATAAAATTATTCTGAAGGATATTACAGCTAAATATCATGAATAA